TCGGGAGATTGCGGTCACCGAGTCCGTCAGTGACACTCTCGGGGAGTCTGATCGCGGGACTGGCGGTATCGAGACCATCACGACTGGGATTGATTTTGACTCGAATCTCGGGTTGATAACGGTCGACGGAATGGAGCCGACTGCTGGACGCCTCGGCAATGGTGGCCTGTTCGCCGGGCTGCTCGGCCTCAATATCGCTCGCTACGACAGCCCAGCACGGCTCACGTTTCGTGACCATACGTTCGGTGTCGACGCAACCGACCCGGACTCGCCACTCGATCATCCCGCAGCTGTCCCACGTCCTGTAGATGTCCCACGTCCTGCAGATGGACCTCATCCTACGAATGGCTCACTGCAGGCGGCTGGGTCGCCAGTTCCCCCCGACATATCTGGGTCGCCGGTCGACCACGAGACGCCGATCTCGATGGCCAGTGATCCTAATCTGACCACTCGCAGCACACAGTCCGGTCCGTCGACTGATCTTCGCCACCGATTACCGGCCGACACAACTGCGCACTCTGTCTCACCCATCGCTGCCAGTCATGATCCGCGAACGCTGGTGTCGGTTACGGGTTCGCGTCGACAGGTGGCCACTCCTGCGGACGCCGGCCCCACAGAACACTCACACGTCCCCCGACCGTTGATTCGGTCCCGTCGGCCACTGGCGGAACTACAGTCTTATTCGGCCGAGCATGACCGCTCGCGCCGTCTCTCTGCGTCGACAGTGGAGTCGGCTACGGTATCAGATGGCTACTCTGCTTCTGATCCGACCATCCATGCGTCTGTCAATGACGCCAAGCCGTCTCGGCGTGTGTCACTGCCCGATCCTCCGGGACTGTCGACGGCTGAGACAGTCTGGCAGCCGCACACTCCGACACCAGATCGGTCCCCCGTCGACTCGTCGGGACGGCTATCTGTCGACACCCACCGATCTGTCGACAGCTCCCAGTCGGCTCCCTCACGGAGACGGCTACCCTCCCGGCGAACGTCGACGGCGGCTGGTCGGCCTACACCCCCCGACACGACACCCCCGCAGTCGGTCAACCAGCTATCGGCAGTCGACCGTTCGCAGACTCCGACGACAAGACGTGTCTCGTGGCCACGGAGTACTGATTCACTGGCTACACAGCCCGACAGTACCCACCGTAGCCGGGCACCCTCCCGACACCGACTGGCTGCTGTCGACCCACTTGACGGTACCACACCACCGAGTGGTAGTGGAGCAATGTTCTCGGTACCGTCGGCTCGGAGACCGAAACCCCGTTCGGAGCGCGTGGGCGTGACTGTTGCTGGAGAGACAACTGATGTAGAGCCGAAGGAGGCGACACCGACCGCCACAGCAGGTCGTGGACACTACGACCGCCCATTCACCACTGCACAGCAGTCCGGGCGGCGGCCATCATCGGGTCGACTGATCCAATCACCTGGTCAACAGAGGCAGTCCCAGCGACAGCCTTCGACTGCAGACATCTCGATACTGCGGCCGTTCATTCATTCCGGCAGTTCGGTTGCGTCGACACCATCGACCCTTCAGCGCTCTCAGTTCGACAGGCCTCCTTCCGGGTCCGGACTCTCCAGCGACGCTGTCGAGTCGAACGCACGCGTCTTTCGGACTCTACCCAGTGCTCGCAGCGCAGTTTCGGGTCCCGAGCGTCGACTGCAACCGACACAGTCAGCCACTCAAGCTAGTCATCAGGCACGCTCTCAGCCGCCGTCGACCGTCACCGGTGGACCCACGACCAGCCGGTCGCCGACTCGACAGCACACCAGCCGCCACAAACCACGGCAACGGCTTTCGGCGAGGGCTGCGACCTCCAACGATCAAACCGCTGTACGTGAGTTGTTCTCGACGAGCCGTCGACGGTCGGTTGTCGGCCACCGACGGCTGCAGTCCCAGTCGCCGATGCCAGTCCAGTCGGGGAATCGATCCCGAGGCATGGCTGGCGCTCGGAACACACAGTCGACCGGTTCGGCTGGCCGCGGTACGTTGACCGAACAGCACTCTCGGCAGGACCACCGGCGGTCAACTTCTGAGACGGCATTAGCACGGACACAGGTATCCGGCGCTGCTCCCGGCACCTCGATGGCTGTGACGGTCGACCGTGGGGCGACTCCGAGGAATGACCGCCGGCTAGCCCCGACGAATGGCGGCCAGTCAGCCAGCCACCCAGTCTCCCGTCGACAGTCACGAACGGGACAAACTCGAACGCCGACGCTGTTACCGGAAGCAACCGGTCGACGCCCGGCTGTCGATTCGGTCGGTGGCTGGGCGTCACTCACACAGCCACGACAGACCGCCGTCTCTCGGCTGTCGACTGCCTCGGTCGCCGGTCGAACTGTCGACCGGCACACCTCGGCGCTCTCTCATCGCTCATCGGTGTCGACGCCTGATCGAAACCTTCCGAATGCGGCTGACGCTCGCCAGCAGCCAGAGACGGTCGGATTGGCCATCGCGACCACCGACCGGAGCCAGTCGGCATCCGATGGTCGACGCAGCTTCATATCCGGTTCTACAGGATTCTCATCCGGTTCTCTAGAATCATCTCCGAGCGCGCACGCGGCACCTCAGACAGCGTATGCGACTATTACCCCTCCCACGAATACGACTCCACGTGCCATCCGGTCGACTGCCGTCGGGACGTACCGATCCATTGAGACGAGTCTCGGATCGGCCGACGATGCCAGTCGTGGGCAGTCTCACCCAGCCCTTGCTACTGTCTTCCCAAGTCGAACAGTTTCCAATGGCCCTCGTCTACGGGACACCACCGACCACGCGACCCAGCGGCGGCCACGGCAGTCGTCCACTGAACTCAAGCGAGTTAGATCTCGTTCCGTTGGGTCTGGCTCGCCTGAATCAGCATCTAAGGATCGGGAACCCCACCACCGACTGACTCCGCTTCAGTCGACACCGGTCGTTGTCGAGTCGGCGATGGCTCCGGTCCGGACTGGCTCGATTGCGACACCGAGCGAGTACTGGCCATCGAAAGCCGATACGTCGAAGGCACACAGCGAACAGTCCGAACGTTTTCGACCTTCGGATCGCACGCCACGCAGAATTGGAGCCGCGTCACCGGCGATCACCCGAGCAGACTCCTCACAGGGTGCCGCTGCCACCCGGCAGTCGACTGAGCCCAGACCACTGCCCCAGCTTTCATTGCCAGCAGGTCTCGCCTCGCGATCTGCCGAGGGCGTCGTATCGTGGGATCGACTCGCCGACACCGGTCGACTGCGAGGGCAACACCCACCGAGTACGCTGTCGACGGCTCCCCGTTCCGACGCCGTCTCACTGGATCGACACCAGCAATCAACACCCAACGCAGCTACTGGGCCGGCTGCGGTCGAGACACACCGTGGTGAAGCCCAGCCGGAGTCGACTGTCGGGCTCCGACACCATCGACAATCGACGGCGGGAGCGATGTCCGGCGGTGACACGGCCGGTTCGATCCACGAGCGGTCCGTCGACCGGACACGGATGTCGACTAGCTATGATGCGACTGTGCTGTCAGTGGCTGCGATGGACAGCCACCCGAGAGTCGCCGACCAAGATGACGACCGTCGACACCGTGCTGGCGGGACCACAGCCACCGTTTCTGGTGGTGTCGACTGGACGGCCCACAGTGGCCGAAACTCCCAGCACTCCCAGCAGTCCACGGCCGCCACCGCGACCCGACCCGGCGAAACGGAGTCAGAAACGGCAATCGACTCGATGGCTCCGAAGATGGTCCCAGCGCGCTCGGGGACTGCCACGAGAGGCGCAAAATCGAACACAACCGATGGTCGACCCCAGATGACGTTCAAACAGTCATCGAGACAGACGGCTCACGATGGTGACGCCGACGCGGGCGACAGTGCCAAGCGTCGTGTCGACTCTCCCCGACAGCGACCCGAGCGGTCCTCGGCTGGTGGCGGTGTGGCTGGTCGGGCTGACCCACAGCCAGCGTCGACGCGGCGCGATGAGACGATGGCTGAGTCGGAGCCATTCAATTCGGTCGACCGGCCCGACCATCAGCCCAAATCGAAGACGGACCAGACCCCGAATCGACGCCACCACCATCGACAGGACACTGACCGGCAGTCGGACCGGAGCGGTCTCGACGGGTCGCTCGGCGCGGAGTCACTGGCCTACGATGCCGACGTCGACCGCGTAGTCGAGACGTTGTATCGTCGGCTCGAACGCAAACTACGGATCGAACGCGAACGGACGGGATTCTAAATGTCAGGCACACACAGCGGCAAACTCGAAACGGCACAGATACTCATCCTCAACGGCAAAAAGGAGGGCAAGACAATCGACTGCAAGTTCAACCCCTCGGAGTACACCGTCGGCAAGAGCGTCAACTACGGCGAACTGAAAGCCACCGGCTCAGGGGCCTCAATTATGCAGTTCGTCGACGGCAATGCTGAGACATTATCTATGGAGCTGTTTTTCGACACCACCGACGAACTCGACGGCTCCGATCCGAACCAGCAGGCGGTCGACGTTCGGAAACAGTACACCGACATGATCGACACACTGCTGGCGGTCGACGGCGAACTCCACGCGCCGCCGGTCTGTCGGTTCGTCTGGGGCGAGGGAATCGATTTCACCGCCATGGTCGAACACGCCGAAAAGCGGTTCACCAAGTTCCTGCCGAGCGGCGTCCCGATCCGTGCACGCGTCTCGTTGCAGTTCACCGAGTACAAGACAGCGGACTACCACAAATCCAAGGTCTCGCCGGAGTCGACCGACAAAACCAAGCGGTGGACGGTCGCCGAGGGCGATACACTCTGGCTGATCGCCGCCGAGGAGTACGGCGATTCGAGCCACTGGCGGACGATAGCCGACAAAAACGACGTACAAAACCCCCGGCAGCTCAGCGCCGGTGACACGCTCGAATTGCCTCCACTGTAACGATGAGCCCCAACCTCCAACCCAGATACTCGCCGCGATTTACCGTCGACATCGGTTCGACAACGTTTCAGGAGCCGGGCGGGCGGATCGCCGATCTGGTCGTCGAAACCACGCTCTCCGGTGCCGACCGGTTTTCGTTCACGCTCAACTACCCCTTCGACGAGGAGTTGGGCGAGTTCAGCGGGCTCGACTGGAGCACGTTTGAGATCGGTACCGATGTCGAGATCGCAATGGGGTACGGCGGCGATGGGACGCTCACATCGCTGCTGACCGGCTCTATTCGCTCGATTCACTCGGAGTTCACTGTCGAGAAAGGGCCGGTTGTCACTATCAGCGGGTTCGGTCTCCTCAAGGGGTTGATGAACGGCACGAACTCCCGGTCGTGGGAGGGGGCGACCGTCGGCAAGGCCGTCAAAGATATTCTCTCGTCGTACCCGTTCGGGACTGTCGACGTGCAGGATGCGGATATCAAGCGCGTCAAACTGATCCAAGACAATCAGAGTGACTACCGATTTCTTGAGGCACTGGCCGACCACTATGGCTTTGCCTTCTTTGCGGAGCGCGACACGGTCCGGTTTCGGCCACAGACGGGCCGTGGCAGCGACAGCAAACCAGTGGCCGAACTCTGGTACGGCGAGGCGTTGCACGACTTCTATGCCGAGATTACCGACACCAAATCCAATCATCGTGTCGAGGTTCGGTCGTGGGACGCCGAAGCCGCCGAAGAGATCGTCGCAACCGCAGGCAGCACATCCGCAGACCACACCGAAGTATTCAGAGTGCCAGTTATGTCACGAAACGAAGCCAAACAGATCGCGGACAAGAAGCACAGTCGACACGCTGACGGCCGAATCGATGGCCACGGGGAAGCCGACGGCAACCCACAAATTCGGGCCGGAGCGGTCGTCACGCTCGAAGAGTTGGGTGGCCGATTTTCCGGCGACTACTACGTTACCAACGCGACCCATCGGATGGGAGGCTCCGGCTATCGGACGACCTTCGAGGCAATGGAGGTGGCCTGATGGATCACGCCGACATCTTCGACCGGTCGACCAAGAACCGAGACGGGATCAACGGAGTCCGAATCGGCATCGTCACCGACAACGAGGACCCCAAGGATCTGGGCCGCGTGAAACTTCGGTTCCCGTGGCGCGAGGCCGACGACGAAAGCTACTGGGCCCGGATTGCGACCCAAATGAGCGGCAAACAGTACGGCTCGTACTTCCTGCCGGAGATCGACGACGAGGTTCTGGTCGCCTTCGCGGGCGGCGACGTCCACCAGCCGTTCGTCATTGGGTCGCTGTGGAACGGCAACCGCAAACCGCCACAGAAAAACAGCGACGGGAACAACGATATCCGTGAGATCGTCTCCCGACAAGGGCATCGCGTCCAGTTTGATGACAACTCCGACGATGGCGGCCACCTGAAGATCGAAACAAAGGCTGGCCACACGATCACGCTCGACGATGCGGACGGGAAAGAAAAGGTCGACATACGCGACAAATCCGGAACGAATCGTATCCGGCTTGATTCGTCGTCGGATACCGTCTCTATCGAGGCTGGAGACACGCTTGAACTGTCGGCGAAGACGATCAAACTTCGTGGCGACAAGAACGTCGACATCGGGGCCACACAGTCACTGGATCTCTCCAGCAAGTCGAAGGCGAGCCTGTCGAGCAACGGGAAACTCGATATAAACAGTACGATGGCGATGGCCATCGAGGCAGGCGCGATTTTAAATATCAAAGGGAAGATGATTTTTCTTAACTAACATGAATCCGGCAGCACGACTCGGCGATGCGACTGCACACGGGACACCACTCGTTGGAAAGTGTAGCACGAACGTGATGATCGGCAAGAAACCAGCGTGGCGGGTGTTGGATCACCACACCTGTCCGCTGACGAGTGGGGTGGTTCCGCACGTCGGCGGATCGGTTCTGAAGGGTAGTAGTTCGGTGTTTATCAACAAGCTGCCCGCGACCCGGCTCGGCGACAAGGTGATCGAAAACGGCCCGCCGAACACGATTGCCTCGGGCTGTCCGTCGGTCCACATTGGGTGATTTCGATGAGTGAGGAGTTTTTGGGAACCGGCTGGAGCTTTCCGGTCGACACCGACCATCGTGGCGATGTCGCGGCCTCGTCAGCTGAGACCGACATCCGTGAATCGATTCGGATCATCCTCGGGACCGCGAAAGGCGAGCGCCTGATGCGGCCGGAGTTCGGCTGTGACATCCACAAACACCTGTTTTCGGCCGCCAACCCCGCGACGCTCAACATGATCGAACGCAGCGTCCAAGAAGCGTTGGTCCGGTGGGAACCCCGAATCGATATCGAGTCGGTCGACGCCCGGACCGACGATCAGCAGCCGAACAAGGTGTTGATTGAGATTGACTACCACGTCAGAACCACCAACAGCCTCTCGAATATGGTGTATCCGTTCTACCTGACGGAGGGTGACGGATGAGCCAGCCTCCGACGCTCGACGACCGGAGTCAAGAAGAGCTGTTGGCCGAATTCACCGAGCGGGCCGACCAGTACGTCGACGGCTGGGAATCGAGTTCCGAGGATATGGCGAGCGTGTTGCTCCGGGTCGGCTCGGAGTTCGGAACGGATCTCATCGGGCAGCTCAACCGACTCCCGACAAAGCAGCGTGCGGCGTTTCTCGATACTCTCGGCGCGGAGTCACAGCCGCCGCAGGCCGCCCGGCTTCCGCTGTCCGTTTCGGTTTCGACCGACCTTGACCGCAACGTGCCCGTTCCGGGTGGAACGCAGGTCGTTGCCGAATCGAGCGACGGTGAGACCGAACCCTTCGAGATTCCACAGGGCCGAGGGTTCGAGGCGACGCCCGCCTCGCTCACCGAGAGCTACGCGGTCGACCCCACGACCGACCGACTCCTCTCACACGAGCCGCTGACTGACGGTGACTCCCAACAGCTGTTTGCGGGTGAGAACCGCCAACAGCACGCGATCTATCTCGGCGATAGCTCGCTTCTCAGAGTTGATCCTGGCTCGGTAATCGAGATCGAGTTTCAGGGATCGGTCGACGCCTCTGCACTCGATAAGGGGTGTGTCTGGGAGTATTACGGTGGTGACGACGAGGGGACAGAGGGGTGGCACAGCGTTCCGGCAGGCGACGCCGGGTCGGGAATCGGAACCGATGACGGTCTCAGCTACCCAGTGGACCAACAGTCGACGCCCACGCCGTCGACCGACGAGGAGCATTCAGTTCGGCTCCAGCTACCGGCTGAACTGGTCGAAACAACGGTTGGAGGGATCGAAAGCCGGTGGATTCGGTGTCGGCTCGACGAGCCAGCATCGGCTTGTTTCACGACTGAGATCGAGTCGGTTCGTGCGACGGTCGGCCAGTCGACCGAAACCGACCGGCTTACTCCCGATGCAGCATTCGCAAACGACGTTCCGCTTGATCTCGATGGAGACGGAGAGATACGACCGTTCGGACGCCAGCCACAGCCCTCGTCGACACTGTATCTCGCTGCGTCCGAGGCCCTCACTAAACTCGGTGGTCTCGTCACGCTCACGTTCGAGCCATCGACGGACACGGCCAGCGAGTCGGCGTCGACTACTGACGGTTCGGACGATGCTAGCACCGGTACGCAGAGCCCGACAGATGTCGATTTTGGCGCACTCAGTGGTCCACCCGAGGTCTCGTGGGAGTACTGGAACGGCACCGGTTGGGCAGGGTTGGCTGTTCGATCCGACGACACCAACAACCTCCAAGCGGCTGGTGACGTACAGTTCACGGTTCCCGACGATATCGCCGAGACGGCGGTGTCGGGTCACGAAGCCCGCTGGATTCGCGGTCGACTCGTCGGTGGGAGTTACGGGCAGCCAGCGGTTGGGCTACCTGATCACGACACTGACACAGCCCAACTACCGGCGTCGCCGCAGTACGGTAGCATCTCGTTGCAGTACGAACACACTGACTCGCCGTTTGCGCATGTCGTGACCGAAAACAACGGTATGTGTGAACCAGTGGCCGAGGCGGGCGGATATCGGCCGTTCAAACGGCTTCCGGACGCACACCAGACACTGTATCTCGGCTTCGATGCTACGTTGCGGAACGGGCCGATTCCACTCTTTGCCGCGCTTGCGGAGACGACCCATCCGCAGGGGTTCGACCCCGGCGTGCAGTGGGAGTACTGCACTGATCCCGAAACCGATAGCTGGTCGCGGCTCCCGGTCGACGACGGAACCAGTGGGGTGACCGAACGCGGCATCGTCTCGCTGCAGCTTCCCGAGTCGACGACCTCACACGAACGGTTCGGGACCCACTGTCACTGGCTTCGTGCGGTCGTAACTGAGGATTCGTTTGTAGCCGACGAGGGAACCAACTCACAGCCGACACAGCCTGCGGTCGACAGTCCGGCCGAGCCGACCGCACAGCCACCGGTCGTCGAGGGGCTGTACCTGAACACGCAGTGGGCTGACAATGCTCGTACGGTCGAGGACGAAACGCTCGGCACAAGCGATGGCTCGGCCAATCAGGCATTCACGTGTGCCCATGGCCCGCTGCTCGATTGTGAGGTTTGGGTTGATGAGGCCGACTCGCTGTCGACGGCCGAACGGGCTGACCTGCGTAAGACGACCGACCGCGTCGAGATCGTTACCGACGACCACGGCAATATCGAGTCCTTTTGGGTCAGATGGACGCCCGTTGCGGAGTTTGTCGGTGTTGGCGGCGAGAATCGGATCTATCGTTGCGACCGGTCGGCGGGAACGATTCGGTTCGGTGACGGCAACAGTGGACGGATCCCGCCGCGAGGGAACCCGGTTCGCGTGACGTACACTACCGGCGGTGGTGAGGGCGGCAACGTCGAGGCCGGCGCGGTAACACATCTTAAAACCCCAATCTCGCTGGTCGAGTCGGTCGACAACCCGTTTCCGGCCGACGGTGGTGCTGGTGGCG
This sequence is a window from Halohasta litchfieldiae. Protein-coding genes within it:
- a CDS encoding CIS tube protein, translated to MSGTHSGKLETAQILILNGKKEGKTIDCKFNPSEYTVGKSVNYGELKATGSGASIMQFVDGNAETLSMELFFDTTDELDGSDPNQQAVDVRKQYTDMIDTLLAVDGELHAPPVCRFVWGEGIDFTAMVEHAEKRFTKFLPSGVPIRARVSLQFTEYKTADYHKSKVSPESTDKTKRWTVAEGDTLWLIAAEEYGDSSHWRTIADKNDVQNPRQLSAGDTLELPPL
- a CDS encoding phage late control D family protein, which gives rise to MSPNLQPRYSPRFTVDIGSTTFQEPGGRIADLVVETTLSGADRFSFTLNYPFDEELGEFSGLDWSTFEIGTDVEIAMGYGGDGTLTSLLTGSIRSIHSEFTVEKGPVVTISGFGLLKGLMNGTNSRSWEGATVGKAVKDILSSYPFGTVDVQDADIKRVKLIQDNQSDYRFLEALADHYGFAFFAERDTVRFRPQTGRGSDSKPVAELWYGEALHDFYAEITDTKSNHRVEVRSWDAEAAEEIVATAGSTSADHTEVFRVPVMSRNEAKQIADKKHSRHADGRIDGHGEADGNPQIRAGAVVTLEELGGRFSGDYYVTNATHRMGGSGYRTTFEAMEVA
- a CDS encoding phage baseplate assembly protein V, which translates into the protein MDHADIFDRSTKNRDGINGVRIGIVTDNEDPKDLGRVKLRFPWREADDESYWARIATQMSGKQYGSYFLPEIDDEVLVAFAGGDVHQPFVIGSLWNGNRKPPQKNSDGNNDIREIVSRQGHRVQFDDNSDDGGHLKIETKAGHTITLDDADGKEKVDIRDKSGTNRIRLDSSSDTVSIEAGDTLELSAKTIKLRGDKNVDIGATQSLDLSSKSKASLSSNGKLDINSTMAMAIEAGAILNIKGKMIFLN
- a CDS encoding PAAR domain-containing protein — protein: MNPAARLGDATAHGTPLVGKCSTNVMIGKKPAWRVLDHHTCPLTSGVVPHVGGSVLKGSSSVFINKLPATRLGDKVIENGPPNTIASGCPSVHIG
- a CDS encoding GPW/gp25 family protein, which encodes MSEEFLGTGWSFPVDTDHRGDVAASSAETDIRESIRIILGTAKGERLMRPEFGCDIHKHLFSAANPATLNMIERSVQEALVRWEPRIDIESVDARTDDQQPNKVLIEIDYHVRTTNSLSNMVYPFYLTEGDG
- a CDS encoding baseplate J/gp47 family protein: MSQPPTLDDRSQEELLAEFTERADQYVDGWESSSEDMASVLLRVGSEFGTDLIGQLNRLPTKQRAAFLDTLGAESQPPQAARLPLSVSVSTDLDRNVPVPGGTQVVAESSDGETEPFEIPQGRGFEATPASLTESYAVDPTTDRLLSHEPLTDGDSQQLFAGENRQQHAIYLGDSSLLRVDPGSVIEIEFQGSVDASALDKGCVWEYYGGDDEGTEGWHSVPAGDAGSGIGTDDGLSYPVDQQSTPTPSTDEEHSVRLQLPAELVETTVGGIESRWIRCRLDEPASACFTTEIESVRATVGQSTETDRLTPDAAFANDVPLDLDGDGEIRPFGRQPQPSSTLYLAASEALTKLGGLVTLTFEPSTDTASESASTTDGSDDASTGTQSPTDVDFGALSGPPEVSWEYWNGTGWAGLAVRSDDTNNLQAAGDVQFTVPDDIAETAVSGHEARWIRGRLVGGSYGQPAVGLPDHDTDTAQLPASPQYGSISLQYEHTDSPFAHVVTENNGMCEPVAEAGGYRPFKRLPDAHQTLYLGFDATLRNGPIPLFAALAETTHPQGFDPGVQWEYCTDPETDSWSRLPVDDGTSGVTERGIVSLQLPESTTSHERFGTHCHWLRAVVTEDSFVADEGTNSQPTQPAVDSPAEPTAQPPVVEGLYLNTQWADNARTVEDETLGTSDGSANQAFTCAHGPLLDCEVWVDEADSLSTAERADLRKTTDRVEIVTDDHGNIESFWVRWTPVAEFVGVGGENRIYRCDRSAGTIRFGDGNSGRIPPRGNPVRVTYTTGGGEGGNVEAGAVTHLKTPISLVESVDNPFPADGGAGGESMDAVASRVAGEIRTRGKAVTAADFEQVAATAVRKLAAVECKPQLGSDGDRSPGITLLIVPDTDHERPRPSTELEGRVQHAVSEAAPARLTDGERSQITVRGPSYTPVSVDATVQSTGVTSISGLKTEIESTLAAHLHPITGGSEGTGWEFGEPPTADSLASLLNSVPGVDTVTELSTTVQIGDDTVQLRRGLSSMQLPVDGLVCTGSHEISVQVGDER